Proteins encoded by one window of Salmonirosea aquatica:
- a CDS encoding RagB/SusD family nutrient uptake outer membrane protein, translating into MKNISFRSAAIIASVTAGLAFAAVSCKDSFLDIPATGQISESQLTSKDGIEGSLIAVYSNLNGRANRMSSATNWVWGSIRGGDANKGTDPGDFSDINPIQRFETRPTQGVIRDNYVGNYEGIARANNVLRLLGNANPEVTDADKKRISAEARFLRAHYYFQLARNFGQTPIVTEADDYGTGIETIKNDKPLYPFIEEDMKYAYDNLPATQAAVGRANKWAAAAYLAKIYLYQKKYTEAKPLFDQVITSGVTSDGKKYGLVPKYADIYRASNDNNQESIFAIQNAANTGSVNNAFPEFDLNYPYNTGPSGPGNCCGFFQPSFELVNSFRTDATGLPYLDGSYNDAGKAVKNDFGIKTAQPFTPDAGNLDPRLDHSVGRRGIMYLDWQPHPGDDWIRRQDNGGPYSPKKYTYYKSDVGSLQDNSTWTPGYTALNFTIIRFADVLLMAAEVEIEVGSLDKAREYTNMVRRRAANPEGFVMQDGKPAAKYTIMEYPASQFASKESAREAVRFERKLELSGEGHRFYDLVRWGIAEQKVNSYLTYDSKFLPTTLGGSRFTAGKDELLPIPQAEIDLLGAEGPTTLKQNPGYN; encoded by the coding sequence ATGAAAAATATATCATTTAGAAGTGCCGCGATCATTGCTTCTGTTACGGCAGGACTGGCCTTCGCTGCGGTTTCCTGTAAGGATTCCTTCCTGGATATTCCGGCGACGGGCCAGATCAGCGAATCACAATTGACTTCCAAGGACGGCATCGAAGGATCGCTCATCGCGGTTTATTCCAACCTCAACGGACGCGCCAACCGTATGTCCAGCGCCACCAACTGGGTGTGGGGTAGTATCCGGGGTGGCGACGCCAATAAGGGTACCGACCCCGGCGATTTCAGCGACATCAATCCCATCCAACGTTTCGAAACCCGGCCTACGCAGGGTGTGATTCGTGACAACTATGTAGGTAACTACGAGGGGATCGCCCGTGCCAATAACGTTCTGCGCCTGCTGGGGAATGCTAATCCTGAAGTAACGGACGCCGATAAAAAACGGATTTCGGCTGAGGCCCGTTTCCTGCGCGCTCACTATTACTTCCAGTTGGCCCGTAACTTTGGCCAAACACCCATCGTGACCGAAGCCGACGACTATGGTACCGGGATCGAGACGATCAAGAACGATAAGCCTCTGTATCCTTTTATCGAAGAGGACATGAAGTATGCGTACGACAACCTGCCCGCTACGCAGGCAGCCGTAGGACGCGCCAACAAATGGGCCGCTGCTGCCTATTTGGCCAAGATTTATCTTTATCAAAAGAAATACACCGAAGCCAAGCCCCTGTTCGACCAGGTTATCACCAGTGGTGTGACCTCGGACGGCAAGAAGTACGGCCTGGTACCTAAGTACGCCGATATTTACAGAGCGTCGAACGACAACAACCAGGAGTCAATCTTCGCGATCCAGAATGCGGCCAACACGGGCTCGGTCAACAACGCCTTCCCAGAGTTTGACCTGAACTATCCCTACAACACAGGTCCTTCGGGTCCCGGTAACTGCTGCGGTTTCTTCCAGCCCAGCTTCGAGCTGGTGAACTCTTTCCGTACCGATGCCACGGGTCTTCCTTATCTCGATGGCTCCTACAACGATGCAGGAAAAGCAGTAAAAAATGATTTTGGCATCAAAACGGCCCAGCCCTTTACGCCAGATGCTGGAAACCTTGACCCCCGTTTGGATCACTCGGTAGGTCGCCGGGGCATCATGTACCTGGATTGGCAGCCCCACCCCGGTGATGACTGGATTCGTAGACAAGATAATGGCGGGCCTTATTCGCCCAAGAAATACACTTACTACAAGTCAGATGTGGGTTCGTTGCAGGACAACAGTACCTGGACACCCGGCTATACGGCCCTTAACTTCACCATTATCCGCTTTGCTGATGTGCTGCTGATGGCCGCCGAGGTTGAAATTGAAGTAGGTAGTCTGGATAAGGCGCGTGAGTACACCAATATGGTGCGCCGCCGGGCCGCCAACCCCGAAGGATTCGTGATGCAGGATGGCAAGCCTGCTGCCAAGTACACCATTATGGAGTACCCTGCCAGCCAATTTGCCTCCAAAGAATCAGCACGTGAAGCGGTTCGATTTGAGCGCAAGCTCGAGCTGTCAGGCGAAGGCCACCGTTTCTATGACCTGGTACGCTGGGGTATCGCCGAGCAGAAAGTTAACAGCTATCTGACTTATGATTCGAAATTCTTGCCTACAACTCTGGGCGGATCACGCTTCACAGCAGGTAAAGACGAACTGCTTCCCATTCCCCAGGCCGAAATAGACCTGCTGGGAGCTGAAGGCCCCACTACGTTGAAGCAGAATCCCGGCTACAATTAA